GCCGCTTGCCGGTGTCTCCCTTGGGGCGGGCGAGCCGCGCGGCGGGGTTGGCGAGCTCCCCCTGGAGTCGCTGCATCTGCCGGACACGGTCGGCCATCCCCAGGCCGGCCATCCCCTTCATCATCGCCGCCATGCCGTCGAACTGTTTGACCAGGTCGCTGACCTCGGCCGGCTCGACGCCCGCCCCGGCGGCGATCCGCCGGCGCCGGGCCTGGTCGATGAGCCGCGACGGCTGGCGACGCTCGGCCGGGGTCATCGAGTCGATGATCCCGAACAGCCGGCGCATGTCCCCCTCGATGTCGGTGCCGGCGAGCATCTCCTGCATCCCGCCCATCCCCGGGATCATCCCCAGCACCCGCCCCAGCGGCCCGAGACGGCGCGTCTGCTGGAGCATCTTCTTGAAGTCCTCGAGGGTGAACTCCCCCTCGCGGAGCCGCTCCTCCTGGCGGCGCATCTCCTCCTGGTCGAACTTCCGCTGCGCCTCCTCGACGAGCGACACGACGTCGCCCATGCCGAGGATCCGGCCGGCCATGCGCTCGGCGTGGAACGGCTCGAGGGCGTCGATCTGCTCGCCGGTGCCGATGAACTTGATCGGCACGCCGGTGACGCTCTTCACCGACAGGGCGGCGCCGCCGCGGGCGTCGCCGTCGAGCTTGGTCATGATGACCGCGTCGAGCTCGAGCGCCTCGTTGAACGCCTTGGCGCTGCGCACGGCGTCCTGGCCGGTCATCGCGTCGACGACGAGATACACCTGGTCGGGACCGACCGTGCGGTCGATCCGCGACAGCTCGGCCATCAACGCCTCGTCGATCGCGAGGCGCCCGGCGGTGTCGAGGATCACGACGGAGTGCCCCTCGCGCTTGGCACGGGCGACACCGGCCGAGCAGACGGCGACCGGATCGGCACCGCTCCCCTCGGGGACATGGACCGGCAGCTCGAGCTGGCGGCCGAGGACGGCGAGCTGCTCGATCGCCGCGGGGCGCTGGAGGTCGGCGGCGACGAGGAGCACGCCGCGCCCCTGTTCCTTGATCCGCTTGGCGAGTTTGGCGCAGGACGTCGTCTTTCCGGAGCCCTGCAGCCCGCAGAGCATCAGCACCGTCGGCCGGCCGGGGACGAACGGGATCGTATGGTCCACCGGCCCCATCAGGCCGACAAGCTCGTGGTGGACGATGCCGACGAGCTGCTGCGTCGGGTCGAGCGACTCGAGCACCCTGGCCCCGGCGGCCCCGGCGGCGACACGGTCGAGGAACCCGTCGGCGACGTCGTAGGCGACGTCGGCCTCGAGCAGCGCCGTGCGCACGGCCTCGAGGCCCTCGCGCATGTTGGCGTCGGTGAGCCGACCGCGGCCGCGGAGGCTCGTCAGGGCCGCCGACAGCGAGGCGGATAGCGATTCGAACATGGCGGGCGCGAGCGGAGGAAAACCGGGAGTATAGTCCCGCCCGCCCCGGTCAGTTGAACGCGCCGGCCGGCGCCATCGGCATCGTCACCGGAACCCCCTCGTGCATCGCCCCGTCGCAGCACGGAGCGGCCGACTCGCCCGCCGGCGGGCAGCCCGTTCCGCACGCCGGGGTTCCACACGCCGGAGCCGGGCTCCCCTGGAGCATCCCCGCGCCGCACGGGGAACCGAATTCGAGGAACGACGGGCGGCGGCAATTGAAGCCACCGAAGCACCCGTTGCAGCCGGGGGCCGCCACGAGGCTCGCCAGCACGATCGACAGGCATGCGACACGGGACATGGAGGTTCTCCACCGCGGCTGACG
This genomic stretch from Planctomycetota bacterium harbors:
- a CDS encoding signal recognition particle protein, whose amino-acid sequence is MFESLSASLSAALTSLRGRGRLTDANMREGLEAVRTALLEADVAYDVADGFLDRVAAGAAGARVLESLDPTQQLVGIVHHELVGLMGPVDHTIPFVPGRPTVLMLCGLQGSGKTTSCAKLAKRIKEQGRGVLLVAADLQRPAAIEQLAVLGRQLELPVHVPEGSGADPVAVCSAGVARAKREGHSVVILDTAGRLAIDEALMAELSRIDRTVGPDQVYLVVDAMTGQDAVRSAKAFNEALELDAVIMTKLDGDARGGAALSVKSVTGVPIKFIGTGEQIDALEPFHAERMAGRILGMGDVVSLVEEAQRKFDQEEMRRQEERLREGEFTLEDFKKMLQQTRRLGPLGRVLGMIPGMGGMQEMLAGTDIEGDMRRLFGIIDSMTPAERRQPSRLIDQARRRRIAAGAGVEPAEVSDLVKQFDGMAAMMKGMAGLGMADRVRQMQRLQGELANPAARLARPKGDTGKRLTAEERRRQKKQREKDARRRKRGS